A DNA window from Salvelinus fontinalis isolate EN_2023a chromosome 28, ASM2944872v1, whole genome shotgun sequence contains the following coding sequences:
- the rhbdd3 gene encoding rhomboid domain-containing protein 3 has translation MVDRICSIWFWFGSNRPGFFLGTTFLLTLMVLMWLGGIPASLSLGPGGQYPGCQDLSLYAFSHEELPSLLYNAILLLLLGPCQERRWGTVAFLALSLLSIALLPPLYAILLFISGDEASRVCGSSATQLALFTAQCRQVTQRNLLRCVPVWFLPWLLLLLNLVLLPSTPGMLHFCAILIGHNYRPSFIGVLQKIENIGIFNFLPDWAYVPYYSRLRLPTYNTSQRSGPFPQVAPSNRTPMEDFPPVNPQPWLASVPHWLLDGSAAVSEAQLLEEQMLRAGILASLQDAPEEPGTKVEVPKSSVSFLRLQQLEKMGFPTDKAVVALAATRQLDGAISLLIDDRVGEEAVMTSKGKIPLPPRNT, from the exons ATGGTTGACCGTATTTGCTCAATATGGTTTTGGTTTGGCTCGAATCGTCCGGGATTCTTTCTTGGAACAACGTTTCTGTTAACTCTGATGGTGCTGATGTGGCTTGGTGGTATTCCAGCCAGTCTGAGTTTAGGCCCAGGTGGACAGTACCCAGGGTGCCAAG atctGTCACTCTATGCCTTTAGTCATGAGGAGCTGCCCTCTCTTCTCTACAACGCAATTCTCCTGCTGTTGCTTGGACCATGCCAGGAGCGACGCTGGGGCACAGTGGCTTTCCTtgccctctcactcctctccatAGCTCTCCTGCCTCCACTGTATGCCATCCTACTCTTCATCAGTGGGGATGAGGCTAGTCGTGTTTGTGGTTCCTCTGCCACCCAACTGGCTCTGTTTACAGCCCAGTGTCGTCAGGTGACCCAGAGGAATTTGCTCAGATGTGTACCAGTTTGGTTCCTGCCCTGGCTTCTCTTACTCCTCAATCTGGTGTTGCTTCCAAGCACACCGGGCATGCTCCATTTCTGTGCCATACTGATAGGACACAACT ATCGTCCATCCTTTATTGGGGTTTTGCAGAAAATAGAGAATATTGGGATTTTCAACTTCCTCCCTGATTGGGCCTATGTTCCTTACTACTCCAGGTTAAGGCTTCCCACCTATAACACCTCACAGAG ATCTGGGCCATTCCCTCAGGTAGCTCCCTCTAACAGAACCCCCATGGAGGACTTTCCACCCGTGAACCCACAGCCTTGGTTAGCGTCTGTTCCTCATTGGCTGCTGGACGGGTCTGCAGCAGTGTCAGAGGCCCAGTTATTGGAGGAGCAGATGCTGAGGGCGGGGATATTGGCCTCCTTACAGGATGCTCCTGAGGAACCAGGGACCAAAGTTGAGGTGCCAAAGTCATCAGTGTCCTTTCTGAG GCTTCAGCAACTGGAGAAGATGGGGTTTCCTACAGATAAAGCTGTGGTGGCACTGGCTGCAACTAGACAGCTAGATGGCGCCATCTCCCTGCTCATTGATGACAGAGTTGGGGAGGAGGCTGTGATGACATCCAAAGGGAAGATCCCCCTGCCACCAAGAAATACCTGA